The Inediibacterium massiliense genome includes the window AGAACTTATAAGGCAGGTTTATGAAATAGATTGTGAGATTTACTCTAATCCCATTACTGGTGATTTAGCAATCGCATATTTGTCCTCTAATAATAGGTACTAGGAGGGAATAAAAAAATGGAACTTGATATGACCAAAGGAAATCCTTCACGGATTATCCTAAAATTTTTCATTCCGCTGTTTATCGGAGATTTGCTTCAACAATTTTATAGTATTATTGATGCAATTGTAATAGGGAAATTTGTAGGAACAGATGCATTTGCAGCAGTTGGCTCTTCAAGTGCTGTAACTGTATTTATAACTTCTATTTTACTAGGGCTTGCTATGGGTGCTTCGGCAATTTTTTCCCAACTCTATGGCGGCAGGCAGTACGATGAACTGAAAAAGACGATTTCTACTGCCTTAATATTTTTATTTTGTATAAGCGTGTTGATTACGATTGTAACATCAGTTTTTTTACCGCAGATTATTACCCTTTATCAAATGCCAAAGGAAGTAGCCGTCTATGCTACAGACTATTTAAAATATGTTTTTTATGGTTTTATTTTTGTTGGTATGTATAATGTATTTGCATTTCTACTAAGAGCATTTGGAGACTCAAAAACACCGTTATATTTTTTGATTGCCTCATGCATATCGAATCTCATTTTAGACTTACTATTTATAGTGGTGCTTCACATGGGGACTGCTGGCGCAGCGATTGCTACTCTTCTTACTCAAGCTTTCGCTGCTGTGGGATGCGGGATTTATACAATAAAACGGATGAAATTTTTGAATTTCGAGGGGAAAGACTTAATATTCAGTATGTCTTCTTTTAATAAGATCGCTACTTTTTCCGTATTGACAGCGCTGCAACAGTCAATTTCCAGTTTCGGAATGATGCTTATTCAAGGGTTGGTGAATACCTTTGGCTCAACTGTCATGGCTGCATTTGCAGCTTGCTCCAAAATCGACTCTGTTGCCAATGCTCCTTTGCAAGATCTAGGTAATTCTTTTTCTACTTATACTGCGCAGAATGAAGGCGCTGGAGAAACAAAAAGAATTCGGGAGGGATTTCGGGCAACTTCAAGGATTATCATAATCCTGTCGGCAGTAATCAGCATTGTCGCATTTATTTTCGCCCCAAACTTAATTACTCTTTTCGTAAATAAAGATGCAACAGAGGTAATAGCTGTCGGTGTTGGTTATCTTAGAATTGTTTCCGTATTTTATGTATTGCTAGGCTTTATTGTTATGTTTTATGGATTTTTTAGAGGCCTTGGAGTCATTAAAATATCAATCTTGATGACCATAGTGTCACAAGGATTAAGAGTATTGTTAGCTTATTCATTTGCACCTATCAGAGGATTTTCGGGTGTTTGTTGGGCCATTGTTGTAGGATGGTTTTTGTCAGACTTATTAGGATTTTACATGTACAAAAAAGTCATGTTGCAAAAGGCTAGTTAGCTTAATCAATAGTTTTTTGAATACAGATAAAAAGTATACCCGCCAAATAAAAAAACATGAGTTTGGCGGGTACTTTTGGTGGTATAAACAAGATGATAAAGGTCTTTTTTTACTTTATTGAACAACAATGGTCGGTTATCAAATTAATGCAGGTGTCAAAATGAATAAAACACTGGCACCATGCTTGTTATTGTTAATGAATTTATGTTTGACATTAGGAGGGATTCGTACTACATCTCCTTCGTTCAATTCGTAGATTTTACCGTTAAGTTCAACACTAACATCACCAGTCATTATTACTGCGAGTTCTTCCTTAGCGAGATGTGAGTAATGTGATGCCGTCGTACAGGAGTTTCCGTTAATATCCATCATTAATACTTCGATGTGTGCTTTCATAAAATCAGGAGTGAGGACATCATATACAATGTGCTCAGGATTTTCTCTATAGACTTTTTTTCGGTTCTTTTTTCTTGAGATTAATGTATCAGTATCTATATCATTTATAAATAAAGTATACAAAGGGACATTTAATGCTTTGCTGATGAGTTCTAATACACTTAAGGAAGGGTTGGCCTGATTTCTTTCAATTTGGCTGATTAGAGAAGTACTTATACCGGAATAGTCAGAAAATTGTCTTATAGTCATATTAGCTTTCTTTCTGTAGCTCATTACAGTTTGGCCTAGATAGTAAGTGTTCATTTCATTCTCCTCTTGTTTAGAATAATATGTATTTTTACTGTTTTGTTGTAACCCTGTGTACATGGTTGAAATACTTTTTAACATGGTTTAAACTGTGATTGTACAATATATTGTAACATGTTTATTATAATTAACAAAGGGGGATTTTTATGAATAAATTAAAATTCAAAATAATCATATTGATGATTGGTGTATTTTTTCTATCAACATCTGCAATATTTGTCAAAGTATTAGATGCTCCTGTAGCTGTCATAGCTTTTTATAGGCTATTTTTCTCTGGAATGATGATGTTGCCAGTAGTTTTATTCAATAAGAGTTTGAGAAATGAGTTAATTTCCCTTACCACGAAACAGTATTTCCTGGGCTGTATTTCAGGTCTCTTATTAGCGAGTCATTACGTGCTCTGGTTTGAATCATTGAACTATACATCGGTAGCAAGCTCGACTGTGATTGTAACGCTTCAGCCTATTTTTGCTGTACTCATTAGTTATCTCTTATTGAAGGAGAGAGTCAATCATATAGGGATTATAGGTATACTTTTTTCAATTTTCGGTAGTGCTTTTATTGGGTGGCAAGATTTTCAAAGTAGCATATTAGCTTTGTATGGTGATTTTTTAGCGCTTCTAGCAGCTATACTCATAACAGGATATTTTTTTGTTGGTCAATCGTTACGTCGGCACATAAGTGTTTTAGGGTATTCTTTACTTGGATATTTTAGTAGCTCAATGATTCTATTTGCTTATGGAATCTTGCAGCAGACGACGTTTATTGGGTACACCAGAGAAACATGGGTTCTATTTTTATGTATGGCTATATTTTCAACCATATTTGGTCAAATGCTCATCAATTGGGTATTAAAATGGTTGAATACAACAACGGTATCTGTTGTGATTTTAACAGAAGTTATTTGGGCGACGTTATTGTCAATATTGATACTTAATGAAAGAATTACGAATAAACAAATCGGAGGAATTGTCATAATAATCGTGGGACTGCTTATTTATTCCTATAGAGAAAAAATTGAATTACGAGTGGAAAAACGTCGAGCAAAGGCAAATGAAGTTTTGAATGAGGAGGTATAAATGCATAAAATTAACATAGAAGAAAAAGTGAGATTAATTGATAATTAGTGGGAACCAAAGATTATTGATGAAGCAAACGATTCATATGTAAAATTAGCAAAATTCAAAGACGAATTTGTTTGACACGTTCACGAAAACGAAGATAATTCAGAAATGACTGTAATAATTCCATGCTTTTGTATTTTTAAAATTATAGAATAATTTCGATAATTTGGTTAATGATGTATCCTACAATCACGCTCATAAATTACTGCTTGATTTTTTGATGTGCTGATCATGCAACGTACGATAAATACTGCGACAACTAATTCTGTCACAGGCATAGCCATCCACAAAGCATTACCACCGAGAAATACCGGAAGGAGTAGAATGAGAGCTCCGCTGATGATAATTCCCCTAGAAAGTGAGATTATAAATGAAATGCGAGGTTGCATCACAGACTGAAAATAGTATGTTGAATAGATGTTAAATGGCAAAAGCAAAAATGATAAACAGTAACAACGTATTATCATCGAAGCAATTTTAAGAACCGACTGCGTAGGTGTCATAAATAAGTGGACGAACGCATTAGGAAGTAACATGGTTAATGAAACCCATACACTGCTCACAACTGCAACAGTAATGAAACTGTAACGTAACAGTTTTCGAATTCTGTCTAGTTTTTGAGCACCAAAATTAATCGATAAAATCGGTTGAACTGCTTGACCGATACCATAAGCACAGCACTGGACAAATGTACTTATGTTGACAATAATGCCATAGATTGCAAGCGCATCTGATCCTGAATATTTCATAATCTGTTGGTTAAACAGCATTGTCAATATACCCATGGCGATGTCAATAAAAAATGTCGAAAAGCCAGTCGTAAGAATTTGCTTTGCTTTTGCATACAAATGGGTTGGACGTTTAAGTTTAAGTGTATTTCGGGCATTGAAAAAATGTGTTAGCATGACAAGAACTGATATGATTGCACTGCCAACAGTCGCAATGCCAGCCCCTAGTATGCCTAAGTCAAAGGTAAATACAAGTAAGTAATCTCCCGCTACATTAATAACGCCACCAAGCATTACAGCTTTTGTAGCAAGCGCAGGATTGGAATCGTTGCGTAAGAAAGCAGAAAACAGTTGAGTAAAAAGAAATACTGGTGCGGCAAATTTAACTGGAATTAAGTATCTTTTTGCCAAAGGAAGCAATGTATAATCTGCACCGAACAAAAGCAGAAGCTGATCCTCTAAAAAAATTAAAGAAACCCAGAGTATTGTAGCAAACAATGCCGTGAATAGAATAGCTGCTGAAAAATATTCATTTCCGCTATCGGAATTATTGCTTTTCCCGCGACTTGTACTGAACAAAATAGAGCCACCTATACCCGTAAGCAAACCGAAGCTATACAATATATTCCATATAGGCGCAATTACCGCCATGGCAGCAGAACCGGACGGACCGTGATATTGTCCAACCATTATCATATCGACCATTCCATAGACTGATGTGATTAAAGCACTTCCAAAAGATGCTGCTAAGTACTTTAGGTAGATTTGTTTTACATTTCCATTTAGTAAATCCATATTTTCTCCTCCTACAAAACAAAACGAGCTGGATAAACCAGCAGGCATTCCAGCCTGCTACCTTATCCAGCTCGTCGCTTCTAATGAACGATTCACCCTCCGAGTAAGCAATGTGATTATAACATAGTAAAGCGCATAAAGTCAAACTTCTTATCTATGATCCCCAGTCTGCAGCTGCATAAACAGATATTGATGACCCTTAGTAATGTTTAGCCTAATCACAACTCATCTACAGTATATCTCATTTGATTTGTGTCAGAAATATGTAGTAGACTTCTTAAATCATACATGGTAATGTATGTATTTTAAATTTGCATTTCAAACTAATTTGGCGAAATGTAACTCAATGAAGAATATAGCTTTTTGGTATTATAGAACATCTCTATATACTCAAATACTGCATTCTTTGCTTTTGTATAGTATCAAATTTACTATCAATTAATAACTCTGTTTTCAATAATTTATAAAATGATTACATAAGAGCGTTATTATAAGGATTTCCTGGTCTACTCATATTAGAAATTACTCCCTCCTTAGATAACTTTCCTTGATAAGCTTTACTACTATAATGGATTTGTGGAGTTCTGTAATAATCACTCAATCTATTTTATTAAATTTTTTCTCTACTAGGTTTTTTAATTCTGTATAATTAACTACAAAATATGATGTTGTTTGACGTAATTCTGTTGTGCCAGGTAAAATAAAAGTCTCAATATCATTGATGTTTATTTTATTTAAAGCCTTTAGATCTTCGGCAATTTTCACAGAAGGATAATTTGTTACAACGTTTTTTGATAATTCGTTAGACAATCCACTTATTTCTGTAAGATATTTAGTGTCAAATTTTTGCTTTATTAGTTTCGTAATAAAATTTTGTTGCATTCGTACTCTTGTAATATCGCCTTTGGGATAACCCGCACGATAACGGACTAATTGCTCTGCTTTTTCGCCATCCAATATTTGCAATCCTTTTTCTAAAGATATATGTAGGTTCTGCGCAGGGTCATCATAAAGCATATCAACGGGCACATTAAACTCTACTCCACCTAAAATATCTATAATATTTCTAAAACCTTCATAATCTATCCTTACGTAATAATTAACAGGTATTTCAAGATTATTAGTAACTGCGTCAGTTATTTTTTGGGCATCACCATCAGTCATTAAAGTAGATATTTTATTATCTTGCTTATCTGATGTAATAAGGGTGTCTCGTGGAATTGACAACACCGCTAGATTGTTATTTGTTTTATTAAGTGAGAGCAACATTAAAGTATCTGCACGCATTTGCTCACCACCGTCAACGCCGATTAATAGTATATTCGTCTGATTTTCAGTCACGCTCTCAATCTCCAGAGGTTTATGTAAATCTTGTGACTGGGTTTTATCACTCAAAACTCCGCTAGCAAAAATAGAAGCACCAAGTATTATACAAGCCGTAATTACTGAGCAAAGAATTGTTATTTTACTTTTTTTTGTAGCATTTTTAATCATGGTAAATCTCCTTTTAATCTCATTTTTATTGCTTGCCATTGCCGTGCTAAACAGTTTAGTATTTGTTTTTGTTTGCGAAACAAGTGCTAATATTGTGTTCATATAGTTTTTTTGCTCCTTTTCGTCCATATCTGCCACAACAGATAGATCGCAGGAGATTTCGCACTCTTGATCAATCTGTCTCGATACGATATAGGCGAAAGGATTAAACCAATGCACAGTATTTACAATCATTGAAAACCATTTATACCAAAGGTCATGTCGCCTGTAATGGGTAAGCTCATGCAACAGTATATAGTTTAGGTTTTCCTGTGAAATTTCTATATCGGGAAGGAGTAACAAGGGACTGAAAATCCCCACCATAAGCGGTGCGTCAATCATGCTTGTTTTTCGGGTTGTAATTTTCTCAGCGTCTATTCCATGGCAGGAAATAATGACGGAGTTTTTGTGAATTGCCCGCAAAAATATTAAATATCTAATCAGGTTAATTCCCAATATCAACATCAATCCCACCAGCCACGCATAACACATCATATCTGTTATTCCAAATGAAATATCCTTTAATACATTTACTGTGCTTTGTCCGAGAGATTTCGTGTTAACTGCTGGAATGGGTATTTGTTGTACATTTTCTAATTCCCCTGGTACTGTTGTTTCTGTGAAAGTCTGTTCCGTGTTTAGCGAAACATCGGGTGCTATATTAGTGGTGACCTGTGGTAGACGTATAGTAATAGGCAACATCATAACAATAAGTACAATTGCCCATGCGTAATATTGCCATGTAGAGCCAAAACATCTGGTTGTTATAGGCTTTAATAACAGCAATAATGCCGCTAAAACACTTCCTACTGCCGATGTTATAAGTATTGCTTTGAAAAGTAATAACATAAATCTATCCCCCCCTAAAGATTAAACATCTTTTTGATTTCTTCAATGTCATCTGCGGACATCTCTCCTGCTTTGAATAGGGAAACAGCTAAATTCTTTACAGAGCCGTCATATAACTTTGATGTAAGGTTTTTTGTCTGCAATTGCTTGTAATCATCCTTGGAACCACCAGGTACATACTGCATCATTTAAAAAGATTAATTGAGTTATATGACGAAGATAAAACTATTGGTGAACGAAAAAATGACACAGAAATATTCAAAAATAGGGTTGTTTCTGGATGAAAAGATGAGTTTGGAAGATTACTTTTTAATGATCATATCCATATTTATGGTTTGCTTTATATCTTTGTAGAAATAACAGAGATAAAGATGTATAATAAAATAAATCTTGTTATTTTGAGAGAACAGTATAATGATTATATAAAGGGACACTCAATAAAGGAAAGGGGAAACTGGATTGAAGGACAGCAAAATATTGAAGCGCGAACGGGTTGAAGAAGCATTGGACAATCTGATAAACTACCCCCTCACCATAGTCTCAGCTGCCATGGGATATGGAAAAACTACTTCTGTGCGCACCTATTTGAATGCAAGAAACTTACAAACCATATGGATTCCATTGCTTGGTTGTGACGGTGACGAAATGGTGTTCTGGCATAAGCTGTCAATGTCTGTTGGAAAAATGTATCCGGAATTGGGCAAGCGTCTTGAACGGCTGGGTTTCCCCATGGATGCAAGGCAGACTACAGCAATGATAGATTTAGTTTGGAAACTAAACAAAGAAGAACCAATGGTGATAGTCGTTGATGATTATCACCTAATTAATCAGAGTACACAGCTTGGGACAGTGATAGAGCTGCTAGCAGAAGAGGAAATTCCTAATTTACATATTGTACTGCTCACCCGTACTCGACCGAAATTTAATCACATAAATTTAATATCAAAAGGGCTTTGTTACTATCTAGAAACAGATACGTTGTCTTTTACTATGCAGGAAATCAAGGACTATTTAGATTTAATGGATTTCTGTGCCCTTCCACAAGATATTGAAAAGATATACAGCTATACTGAAGGCTGGATCTCCGCTGTTTATCTGCTCATGCTGGGAATAAGAAAAGGGTTGCCCTTGACAGAGGTTTCGAATATTACTCAGCTTGTAAGCGACAATCTATTTTCAACTTTCGACGATTCAGTTCAGGAAGTTCTTTTAAAT containing:
- a CDS encoding helix-turn-helix domain-containing protein, translating into MLKSISTMYTGLQQNSKNTYYSKQEENEMNTYYLGQTVMSYRKKANMTIRQFSDYSGISTSLISQIERNQANPSLSVLELISKALNVPLYTLFINDIDTDTLISRKKNRKKVYRENPEHIVYDVLTPDFMKAHIEVLMMDINGNSCTTASHYSHLAKEELAVIMTGDVSVELNGKIYELNEGDVVRIPPNVKHKFINNNKHGASVLFILTPALI
- a CDS encoding M56 family metallopeptidase/LCP family protein, with the translated sequence MLLLFKAILITSAVGSVLAALLLLLKPITTRCFGSTWQYYAWAIVLIVMMLPITIRLPQVTTNIAPDVSLNTEQTFTETTVPGELENVQQIPIPAVNTKSLGQSTVNVLKDISFGITDMMCYAWLVGLMLILGINLIRYLIFLRAIHKNSVIISCHGIDAEKITTRKTSMIDAPLMVGIFSPLLLLPDIEISQENLNYILLHELTHYRRHDLWYKWFSMIVNTVHWFNPFAYIVSRQIDQECEISCDLSVVADMDEKEQKNYMNTILALVSQTKTNTKLFSTAMASNKNEIKRRFTMIKNATKKSKITILCSVITACIILGASIFASGVLSDKTQSQDLHKPLEIESVTENQTNILLIGVDGGEQMRADTLMLLSLNKTNNNLAVLSIPRDTLITSDKQDNKISTLMTDGDAQKITDAVTNNLEIPVNYYVRIDYEGFRNIIDILGGVEFNVPVDMLYDDPAQNLHISLEKGLQILDGEKAEQLVRYRAGYPKGDITRVRMQQNFITKLIKQKFDTKYLTEISGLSNELSKNVVTNYPSVKIAEDLKALNKININDIETFILPGTTELRQTTSYFVVNYTELKNLVEKKFNKID
- a CDS encoding DMT family transporter, with the translated sequence MNKLKFKIIILMIGVFFLSTSAIFVKVLDAPVAVIAFYRLFFSGMMMLPVVLFNKSLRNELISLTTKQYFLGCISGLLLASHYVLWFESLNYTSVASSTVIVTLQPIFAVLISYLLLKERVNHIGIIGILFSIFGSAFIGWQDFQSSILALYGDFLALLAAILITGYFFVGQSLRRHISVLGYSLLGYFSSSMILFAYGILQQTTFIGYTRETWVLFLCMAIFSTIFGQMLINWVLKWLNTTTVSVVILTEVIWATLLSILILNERITNKQIGGIVIIIVGLLIYSYREKIELRVEKRRAKANEVLNEEV
- a CDS encoding BlaI/MecI/CopY family transcriptional regulator, which produces MMQYVPGGSKDDYKQLQTKNLTSKLYDGSVKNLAVSLFKAGEMSADDIEEIKKMFNL
- a CDS encoding MATE family efflux transporter translates to MELDMTKGNPSRIILKFFIPLFIGDLLQQFYSIIDAIVIGKFVGTDAFAAVGSSSAVTVFITSILLGLAMGASAIFSQLYGGRQYDELKKTISTALIFLFCISVLITIVTSVFLPQIITLYQMPKEVAVYATDYLKYVFYGFIFVGMYNVFAFLLRAFGDSKTPLYFLIASCISNLILDLLFIVVLHMGTAGAAIATLLTQAFAAVGCGIYTIKRMKFLNFEGKDLIFSMSSFNKIATFSVLTALQQSISSFGMMLIQGLVNTFGSTVMAAFAACSKIDSVANAPLQDLGNSFSTYTAQNEGAGETKRIREGFRATSRIIIILSAVISIVAFIFAPNLITLFVNKDATEVIAVGVGYLRIVSVFYVLLGFIVMFYGFFRGLGVIKISILMTIVSQGLRVLLAYSFAPIRGFSGVCWAIVVGWFLSDLLGFYMYKKVMLQKAS
- a CDS encoding MATE family efflux transporter; amino-acid sequence: MDLLNGNVKQIYLKYLAASFGSALITSVYGMVDMIMVGQYHGPSGSAAMAVIAPIWNILYSFGLLTGIGGSILFSTSRGKSNNSDSGNEYFSAAILFTALFATILWVSLIFLEDQLLLLFGADYTLLPLAKRYLIPVKFAAPVFLFTQLFSAFLRNDSNPALATKAVMLGGVINVAGDYLLVFTFDLGILGAGIATVGSAIISVLVMLTHFFNARNTLKLKRPTHLYAKAKQILTTGFSTFFIDIAMGILTMLFNQQIMKYSGSDALAIYGIIVNISTFVQCCAYGIGQAVQPILSINFGAQKLDRIRKLLRYSFITVAVVSSVWVSLTMLLPNAFVHLFMTPTQSVLKIASMIIRCYCLSFLLLPFNIYSTYYFQSVMQPRISFIISLSRGIIISGALILLLPVFLGGNALWMAMPVTELVVAVFIVRCMISTSKNQAVIYERDCRIHH